A single window of Flavobacterium aestivum DNA harbors:
- a CDS encoding acyltransferase family protein yields MRRYDLDWLRVIVFGLLIFYHVGMFFVAPDWEWHIKNNITYEWIKYPMLFLNQWRLPILFVISGMGTSYALSKRTAVQFAFERTKKLLLPLIFGMLVIVPPQVYLEKFSKGMIKSSYLDFWPAQAFIGKYPEGNLSWHHLWFIPYLLLFSLVLIPVFVFLRNNPNNAILRTTAKISSTRWGLYWFIVPLYLIESFIEPFFKETHALVGDWFVIINSITLFFFGFLLISVKETFWKTVENNRKTYLIYGIIGFTLLMSIITAFEDSYTRHFTEALIKVFSFWSWILTLFGYASRYLNKPSKTLSYCNEAVYPFYILHQTITVILGYYLMNLQWNSFYKYSIMCAGTFLLSWVIYEFLIRRWFLIRPLFGLHNSKKATDSKSPDQSFALLFQKKNN; encoded by the coding sequence ATGCGTAGATATGATTTAGACTGGCTCAGAGTAATAGTATTTGGATTACTCATTTTTTATCATGTGGGAATGTTTTTTGTAGCTCCGGATTGGGAGTGGCACATCAAGAACAACATTACTTATGAGTGGATTAAATATCCCATGTTATTTTTAAACCAATGGCGATTGCCTATTCTTTTCGTCATTTCCGGAATGGGAACATCCTATGCTCTTTCAAAAAGAACTGCTGTTCAATTTGCTTTCGAAAGAACCAAAAAATTACTGCTTCCCCTAATTTTTGGAATGTTGGTCATCGTTCCTCCACAAGTATATCTTGAAAAATTTTCAAAAGGAATGATCAAAAGTAGCTATCTCGACTTCTGGCCTGCACAAGCCTTTATTGGTAAATATCCTGAAGGAAATTTAAGTTGGCATCATTTATGGTTTATCCCCTACTTACTTTTGTTCTCATTGGTACTTATTCCTGTGTTTGTATTTTTGAGAAACAACCCAAACAATGCTATCCTAAGAACAACTGCTAAAATAAGCAGCACAAGATGGGGATTGTACTGGTTCATAGTACCATTATATCTGATTGAATCTTTCATAGAGCCTTTTTTTAAAGAAACTCATGCTTTAGTCGGTGATTGGTTTGTTATCATCAACAGTATCACTTTGTTCTTTTTTGGATTTTTGTTAATCTCCGTAAAGGAAACGTTCTGGAAAACTGTAGAAAATAACCGAAAAACGTATCTAATATATGGTATTATTGGCTTTACGTTGCTTATGTCTATCATTACTGCTTTTGAGGATAGTTACACTAGACATTTTACCGAAGCGCTAATTAAAGTCTTCTCTTTTTGGTCATGGATTCTAACCCTTTTTGGTTATGCCTCCAGATACCTCAACAAACCAAGCAAAACATTATCCTACTGTAATGAGGCTGTATATCCTTTTTACATACTGCACCAAACGATAACTGTTATTTTAGGGTATTACTTAATGAATTTACAGTGGAATTCTTTCTACAAATATTCTATTATGTGTGCAGGGACGTTTTTACTATCATGGGTAATTTATGAATTCTTAATTAGAAGATGGTTCTTGATCCGACCGCTTTT
- a CDS encoding LytTR family DNA-binding domain-containing protein, with the protein MNHKTSPIPFLKQPYPFYYEGKKLLQIISILFLISLFFNYMLQPFDVNPQEQKMPFFWICFIHSSSPIFILLIIAGICKLFPKTTEDWKIKNECILVFFLVLFTGITQFLIRDIIYDNPMNWSWRYFSEEISNSFIAGVFLGPIIISINLNQQQLKNRQKADHISLTLTDAKKPQNNTAVTIETEVKSEKFVFESDSFIYAKAEGNYAEIFLKKEEKVHKLIKRIPIKNLEMQLSTFPFIIKTHRSVLLNLNYIEEVTGNAQGYKVQLKDCPDTVPVSRSFIQSFDLAAASR; encoded by the coding sequence ATGAACCACAAGACATCTCCCATTCCCTTTTTGAAACAGCCCTATCCGTTTTATTATGAAGGTAAAAAACTACTTCAAATAATAAGTATATTGTTTTTGATTTCTCTATTTTTCAATTACATGCTCCAACCTTTTGATGTCAATCCCCAAGAACAAAAAATGCCTTTTTTTTGGATATGCTTCATCCATTCCTCCTCTCCTATTTTTATATTACTGATTATTGCGGGAATTTGTAAACTGTTTCCAAAAACGACTGAAGACTGGAAAATTAAAAATGAATGTATTCTTGTTTTCTTTTTGGTTCTTTTTACCGGAATAACCCAATTTTTGATTCGTGATATCATTTATGACAATCCCATGAATTGGTCATGGCGGTATTTTTCTGAAGAAATTTCTAACTCATTTATTGCCGGTGTTTTTCTTGGACCAATCATTATTTCCATCAATTTAAACCAACAACAACTAAAAAACAGACAAAAAGCTGATCATATTTCTTTGACCTTAACCGATGCTAAGAAACCTCAAAACAATACAGCTGTTACTATTGAAACGGAAGTAAAATCAGAAAAGTTTGTTTTCGAAAGCGATAGTTTTATTTATGCCAAAGCTGAAGGGAACTACGCTGAAATATTCCTAAAAAAAGAAGAGAAAGTACATAAACTCATCAAACGTATTCCTATCAAAAATCTAGAAATGCAACTGAGTACTTTTCCTTTTATCATAAAAACCCACCGATCGGTTTTATTAAATCTGAATTACATAGAAGAAGTTACCGGAAATGCACAGGGATATAAAGTACAATTAAAAGACTGTCCGGATACGGTTCCTGTTTCCAGAAGCTTCATTCAATCATTCGATTTAGCAGCTGCATCACGATAA
- a CDS encoding OsmC family protein, whose translation MHPNHNYKLTLKWTGNKGTGTSGYRAYDRNHEIIIEGKTTLLGSADPTFHGDKTVHNPEDLLLASLSACHMMSYLHVCVKAGIVVTDYIDNATGIMVVNNDGSGQFIEVTLNPIVTITDESQLAKANELHKEANKLCFIANSVNFPVKHNSEIRV comes from the coding sequence ATGCATCCCAATCACAACTATAAACTGACTCTAAAGTGGACAGGAAATAAAGGAACCGGAACTTCGGGTTATCGGGCTTATGATCGAAACCATGAAATTATAATTGAAGGAAAAACTACTTTATTAGGTTCAGCTGATCCTACTTTTCATGGTGACAAGACGGTTCACAATCCCGAAGATTTATTACTGGCTTCACTTTCGGCCTGTCATATGATGTCTTATTTGCACGTTTGTGTCAAAGCCGGAATTGTAGTTACCGATTATATTGACAATGCTACCGGAATTATGGTTGTAAATAACGACGGTTCCGGGCAATTTATAGAAGTAACATTAAATCCAATCGTAACCATTACCGATGAATCGCAGTTAGCAAAAGCAAATGAATTGCATAAAGAAGCCAATAAATTGTGTTTTATTGCTAATTCTGTGAACTTTCCTGTGAAACATAACTCGGAGATCAGGGTTTAA
- a CDS encoding DUF6531 domain-containing protein — protein sequence MLLTDNHLTIVVGIDIHFTTLPPFNPFHPYIGIVIDPADYIPFLGTSVHVNGFKRGNSDTSGIIIPLVHIPLFTPPWLMTPIIGHESMNFFASQTVFSDGTRMSPKGHMLMTCNDIGLPLSLSVGKVKVGKKMLPFAPTLFAPTSFSLPIPTGKPVMVGGPYPPDWGGMLTGLLTSIGFSTLLKLGKKAFNKLLKGAVGPNWLSRLLCKAGFEPVNLINGAVIYEGSDFDIAGPIALNWERSWYSDSDYVGWLGHGVHCNYDRAVELYPEDGALGLRMEDGRLVAFPALLPEEEFYLRQEKITLKRTSNGYQAYDHSSRLFYDFTLFDGKKYQLTQIANHDGLAIIFEFTGYGLSKIIDASGREIKVSTKDGFVQKLELVAPEQDELLVAYEYDEHYNMVAILDALQKPTQIEYRNHLMVKKTDRNGQTFYWEYDAQNRCIHTWGDGGWQEGWIEYHAEKGYNLVTDANGAVTTYYYEPSQLVTQVKDPMGNSTFYDYTEFMELYREIDQEGRILGFSYDEMGNQTGTTYPDGTEDMMLYDDENRPSIAIDPEGQKTIYLYSDQKAHQLKTIIAPDKTSTHFTYNKNGLLATVAKNNNQLELIYDQQYNLVEWRENDQKLKSWEYNHRGRVRAVYTPMQMADYFTYDALDRVQQIVEKDSNIIEFSYNNYDEVIALKDSKNHIKFSYTPMGSLASREQNGVKVRFDYDRMEQLTSIKNEDNEAYYFDRNKSGHIIKETAFDGIVKKFNRNLVGEITRIDHGGGKFTEYEQDALGRITRADYHDGTWETYTYNKNGLLVEATNQNVNIRLERDANGRVVQETQKQALDKDENAIVITSTYNVIGQRTNISTTLGANINTHYNQNGQLERIEAQSNELKEQHQAWETTLKRDELGREIERYATGGLHIKTSYNSSGKQKEQEVFSNGKRTGSRYYNWDTNQQLRSAVNQLTKSMTYFDYDAFGNLARADYDGKGELYKTPDAVGNLYKTHDRSDRTYGKGGKLLKDEKYYYKYDELGNLIHKSPRDINKPLVFEKPTNWIDKLAGNREEEKRLQQEHEQWQSGDTTYTWLVNGMLESVTNSDGKVVSFEYDALGRRTAKITNKEINRYVWDGNVLIHEWKYDLKDRPKLIVDEDDLVYDKPEPVENLITWVYEGGNFVPSAKIVGDNKYSIINDYIGRPVQAYNDIGELVWETDYDIYGGLRNLKGDRRFIPFRQLGQYEDVETDLYYNRFRYYDALSGLYISQDPIGLAGNNPNFYAYVYDANIQVDPFGLDLKPENGYLGGKRHGLKLSNKDAQILANNPQKPLPHGKWGNKADLAYAGKLADTLEPGGFMDFPVNSDSKSVVFHPGIDPDIATPNPATHYRLRNNGNGSFHGFPIDSTVEPIRADSHAKLKTPCT from the coding sequence ATGTTATTAACTGATAATCACCTGACCATTGTGGTCGGTATAGATATACATTTTACTACCTTACCTCCTTTTAATCCTTTTCATCCTTATATTGGTATTGTCATTGATCCAGCAGATTATATTCCGTTTTTAGGCACCAGTGTGCATGTAAATGGTTTTAAGCGTGGGAACTCAGACACCAGCGGGATTATAATTCCACTGGTACACATTCCGCTTTTTACACCACCATGGCTTATGACACCGATTATCGGGCATGAGAGTATGAACTTTTTTGCTTCGCAAACCGTATTCTCAGACGGTACTCGAATGAGTCCCAAAGGACATATGCTGATGACCTGTAATGATATTGGACTTCCGTTATCGTTATCAGTAGGGAAAGTCAAAGTAGGCAAGAAAATGTTGCCCTTTGCACCAACACTATTTGCTCCAACTTCGTTTTCATTGCCAATCCCAACCGGAAAACCTGTAATGGTGGGTGGACCCTATCCACCGGATTGGGGAGGAATGCTTACAGGCTTATTAACCAGTATAGGGTTTAGTACCTTGTTAAAACTCGGGAAAAAAGCATTCAATAAACTTCTTAAAGGAGCCGTTGGTCCTAACTGGCTCAGTAGATTGTTGTGTAAAGCAGGATTCGAACCCGTAAACCTTATCAATGGAGCAGTGATTTATGAAGGAAGCGATTTTGATATTGCAGGTCCTATTGCGCTCAATTGGGAACGCAGTTGGTACTCCGATTCAGACTATGTGGGCTGGCTTGGGCATGGTGTACACTGTAATTACGATCGCGCAGTAGAATTATATCCAGAAGATGGAGCCTTGGGACTACGTATGGAGGATGGTAGACTCGTGGCATTTCCTGCCCTGCTGCCGGAAGAAGAGTTTTACCTGCGTCAGGAAAAAATAACCCTAAAAAGAACTTCAAACGGCTATCAAGCCTATGATCATAGCAGCAGACTCTTTTATGATTTTACCTTGTTTGACGGTAAAAAATACCAACTCACACAAATAGCCAATCATGATGGATTAGCCATCATTTTTGAATTTACAGGATATGGCTTAAGCAAAATTATAGATGCCTCGGGAAGAGAAATAAAAGTAAGCACCAAGGATGGATTCGTTCAAAAACTGGAACTCGTAGCTCCGGAACAGGATGAACTGTTGGTAGCCTATGAGTACGATGAGCACTATAATATGGTGGCAATTCTAGATGCCCTGCAAAAACCAACCCAGATTGAGTACCGCAACCACCTGATGGTTAAGAAAACCGACCGTAACGGACAAACCTTTTACTGGGAGTACGATGCACAAAACCGTTGTATCCACACTTGGGGTGATGGCGGTTGGCAGGAAGGTTGGATCGAGTACCATGCCGAGAAAGGCTACAACTTGGTAACCGATGCCAACGGAGCCGTAACCACTTATTATTACGAACCAAGCCAACTTGTAACTCAGGTAAAAGACCCAATGGGCAACAGCACTTTTTATGACTATACCGAGTTTATGGAACTGTATCGTGAGATCGACCAAGAAGGTCGTATCTTGGGATTCAGTTATGATGAAATGGGTAATCAAACAGGTACCACTTATCCTGATGGTACCGAAGATATGATGCTTTATGATGATGAAAACCGTCCATCGATAGCTATAGATCCAGAAGGGCAAAAAACAATCTATTTGTACAGCGACCAAAAAGCGCACCAGCTCAAAACCATAATAGCGCCAGACAAAACCAGTACCCATTTTACCTACAATAAAAACGGACTATTGGCAACTGTAGCCAAGAACAATAACCAACTCGAATTGATTTATGACCAACAGTACAACCTAGTAGAATGGCGTGAAAATGACCAAAAGTTAAAATCCTGGGAGTACAACCATAGAGGGCGTGTACGAGCGGTCTATACTCCGATGCAAATGGCGGATTACTTTACCTATGATGCACTGGACAGGGTACAACAAATCGTGGAGAAAGACAGCAACATCATAGAATTTAGTTATAACAATTATGATGAAGTAATAGCCCTAAAAGACAGCAAGAACCATATTAAGTTTAGCTATACTCCAATGGGAAGCCTTGCCAGTAGAGAGCAAAACGGCGTAAAAGTACGTTTTGACTACGACAGGATGGAGCAGCTAACCAGCATAAAAAACGAAGATAACGAAGCCTATTATTTTGACCGAAATAAATCCGGACACATTATAAAAGAAACCGCTTTTGATGGCATCGTAAAAAAATTCAACCGCAACTTAGTGGGTGAAATAACCCGAATAGACCATGGAGGCGGAAAATTTACCGAGTACGAACAAGATGCCTTGGGACGTATTACCAGAGCCGACTATCACGATGGCACTTGGGAAACTTACACCTATAATAAAAACGGACTATTGGTAGAAGCCACTAACCAAAACGTGAACATACGCCTAGAGCGAGATGCCAACGGACGTGTTGTACAGGAAACCCAAAAGCAAGCTTTAGATAAAGATGAGAATGCCATAGTCATTACCTCAACTTACAATGTCATAGGACAACGTACCAATATTAGCACCACATTAGGAGCCAATATAAACACCCATTATAACCAAAATGGACAACTCGAACGCATAGAAGCCCAAAGCAATGAACTCAAAGAGCAGCACCAAGCTTGGGAAACCACGCTAAAGCGAGACGAATTGGGTCGCGAGATAGAACGCTACGCCACAGGTGGACTGCACATAAAAACCAGTTACAACAGTAGTGGTAAGCAAAAAGAACAGGAAGTGTTTTCTAACGGCAAACGCACGGGTTCCCGTTATTACAACTGGGACACCAATCAGCAACTGCGCAGTGCGGTAAACCAGCTAACCAAAAGTATGACCTATTTTGATTATGATGCATTTGGTAACCTTGCCAGAGCTGATTATGATGGAAAAGGAGAATTATACAAAACCCCCGATGCTGTGGGGAATCTTTACAAAACCCATGACCGCAGCGACCGTACATATGGCAAAGGAGGTAAACTGCTAAAAGACGAAAAGTATTATTACAAATACGACGAGCTGGGTAACTTGATACACAAAAGCCCACGCGATATTAACAAACCACTGGTTTTTGAAAAACCAACCAATTGGATAGACAAACTGGCGGGTAACAGGGAAGAAGAAAAACGCTTACAACAAGAACACGAACAGTGGCAAAGCGGCGATACAACCTATACTTGGCTCGTCAACGGAATGCTGGAAAGCGTAACAAATTCTGATGGTAAAGTCGTGAGTTTTGAGTACGACGCATTAGGAAGACGTACCGCTAAAATTACAAACAAAGAAATAAATCGCTATGTTTGGGATGGCAATGTTCTTATTCATGAATGGAAATACGACCTAAAGGATAGACCAAAACTCATAGTTGATGAGGATGATTTGGTTTATGACAAACCCGAACCTGTTGAAAATTTAATCACTTGGGTGTATGAGGGAGGAAATTTTGTACCGAGTGCTAAAATTGTTGGAGACAATAAGTACAGTATTATTAACGATTATATTGGACGCCCTGTACAGGCTTACAATGATATTGGTGAGTTAGTTTGGGAAACCGATTATGACATTTATGGCGGCTTAAGGAACTTAAAAGGTGATAGACGTTTCATACCTTTTAGACAATTGGGGCAATATGAAGATGTAGAAACCGATCTTTATTATAATAGGTTTAGGTATTATGATGCCTTGTCAGGACTTTACATAAGCCAAGACCCTATTGGCCTAGCAGGAAATAATCCGAATTTTTATGCGTATGTGTATGATGCTAATATACAGGTCGATCCATTTGGACTGGATTTAAAACCTGAAAATGGATACTTAGGAGGGAAACGACATGGGTTAAAATTATCTAACAAAGACGCTCAAATATTAGCAAATAATCCCCAAAAGCCTCTTCCACATGGGAAATGGGGAAACAAAGCAGATTTGGCATATGCAGGAAAACTAGCTGATACTTTAGAGCCAGGTGGATTTATGGACTTTCCTGTAAATTCAGATAGTAAAAGTGTTGTTTTCCATCCAGGAATAGATCCAGATATAGCTACTCCAAACCCTGCAACTCACTATAGACTTCGTAATAATGGAAATGGATCATTTCACGGATTCCCTATTGACAGTACAGTAGAACCGATAAGAGCCGATTCACATGCCAAATTAAAAACACCATGCACTTAA
- a CDS encoding outer membrane beta-barrel protein, whose translation MIKTLNFLFFLLLGCSLFAQNNLTIKGRILKDGTQVSIESATVYLTSVKDSTVIDYTITDKNGFFKLNVKKIDYPVFLKVSSLGYKTFKQEMKEVAGDKDFGTLHLLENENILGEVVIKSDAPPIRIKKDTLEFNATSFKVRPDANVETLLKQLPGVDVSADGKITVNGKEVNQVLVNGKPFFDKDGKIALQNLPSDIIKKVQITDTKTKKEELSKQTASSNNSSINLTIDEDKNKGFFGKFMGGFGSSDRYESSALINYFKNKRKLSVLASSNNINSVGFSMDEVFDNMGGGRGSFYTYTDGSFGMGNMRFGGGTGIIRSDMLGVNYSDEWSKNFDANGSYFFNDSNGKNTNRTKQANLLPTNGFVTESKSDTKEDRMGHNMNLNFEYKIDSTTTLNFSPKFIKTNRKYSKNSSQVSNDLNDQLLNESTSSTFDENDKTNFNNEINFNKAFKRKGRILSLVLENENEKENINSLNKSKTTFYQDGISNDIRDQKIDNKNLKDSYSTELEFIEPINDSLKVKIGALYNWKKTSDDRNAFDYDVATQSYTNENDTLSSYQTSNVKTITPKAGFGIGKKKLTFDVNLGTSITQFDNHSLYLNKIVDLNKEYALPFASAQLSYKFGKSMSIWSNYNYRVEFPTASQVLPVVDLTNPLNTLIGNPNLNPDRMHSGFISFRNFDMATKSGYSVYCGMQFFDNQFVESSFYDENRKQTTTYTNVDGTYYSYFGVYWNKTIKKEANLFKLRFSLNNNISLDKGFTNGVLYDAKTFKITPGVNFSYEYGELLVINPSYSFTYNETNYTNYLINSASNVLHKINIQTTNYWPKNWVFGNDFGYTYNSNITDGFKKDFYLWNTSLAYSFFNKKMSAKVKVYDVLNQNQSATRTITPTTIRDEENLVLKRYVMFSLTYKIEKFAGKEKPARNRMGF comes from the coding sequence ATGATTAAGACTCTTAATTTCTTATTTTTCTTGCTTCTGGGTTGCTCTTTATTCGCTCAAAACAATTTAACAATTAAAGGTAGGATTCTAAAAGATGGAACACAGGTTTCCATTGAATCTGCAACGGTTTATCTTACTTCTGTAAAAGATTCTACAGTAATTGATTATACAATTACTGATAAAAATGGATTTTTTAAATTGAACGTTAAAAAAATAGACTATCCAGTATTCTTAAAAGTTTCTTCTTTAGGGTATAAAACATTTAAACAAGAAATGAAGGAAGTAGCAGGAGATAAAGATTTTGGAACTTTACATCTGTTAGAGAATGAGAATATTTTAGGAGAAGTTGTAATCAAATCCGATGCACCACCAATTCGGATAAAAAAAGATACCTTAGAGTTTAACGCTACCTCATTCAAAGTGCGACCTGATGCCAACGTTGAAACATTATTAAAACAATTGCCCGGTGTTGATGTTTCTGCAGACGGAAAAATAACCGTAAATGGGAAAGAGGTTAATCAAGTTTTGGTAAACGGAAAACCTTTTTTTGACAAAGACGGTAAAATTGCACTTCAGAACTTGCCTTCGGATATTATAAAAAAAGTACAAATCACGGATACGAAAACTAAAAAAGAAGAGTTGAGTAAGCAAACCGCTTCTTCCAATAATTCAAGTATTAATCTGACCATTGATGAAGATAAAAACAAAGGTTTTTTTGGAAAATTTATGGGAGGATTTGGATCTAGTGATCGATACGAAAGTAGTGCCTTGATTAATTATTTTAAAAATAAAAGAAAGCTTAGTGTTTTGGCTTCATCGAACAACATCAATTCTGTTGGATTCTCGATGGATGAAGTTTTTGACAATATGGGAGGAGGTAGAGGCTCTTTTTATACTTATACTGATGGTAGTTTTGGAATGGGTAATATGCGTTTTGGTGGCGGAACAGGAATAATACGCTCGGATATGCTTGGAGTGAATTATTCGGATGAATGGTCTAAAAACTTTGATGCTAACGGAAGTTATTTTTTTAATGATTCAAATGGGAAAAACACCAATAGAACCAAACAAGCTAATTTGTTGCCTACCAACGGTTTTGTAACAGAATCTAAGTCTGATACAAAAGAGGATCGTATGGGACATAATATGAATTTAAATTTTGAGTATAAAATAGATTCTACTACTACTTTAAATTTTTCTCCAAAGTTTATAAAGACTAATCGAAAGTACAGTAAGAATTCCTCACAAGTATCTAATGACTTAAATGATCAATTATTGAACGAAAGCACCTCTAGTACATTTGATGAAAATGATAAAACTAATTTTAACAATGAAATTAATTTCAATAAAGCATTCAAGCGTAAAGGCCGTATTTTAAGCTTAGTATTAGAAAATGAGAATGAGAAAGAAAATATAAATTCATTAAATAAATCAAAGACTACGTTTTATCAGGACGGAATTTCGAATGATATTCGGGATCAAAAAATTGACAATAAAAATTTGAAAGATAGTTATAGCACTGAATTGGAATTTATTGAACCAATAAACGATTCTTTAAAAGTTAAAATAGGAGCACTGTATAATTGGAAAAAAACGTCTGATGATCGAAATGCTTTTGATTATGATGTAGCGACACAATCCTATACCAATGAGAATGATACCTTATCTAGTTACCAAACTTCTAATGTTAAAACAATTACTCCAAAGGCTGGTTTTGGTATTGGGAAAAAGAAATTAACGTTTGATGTGAATTTGGGGACTTCAATTACACAATTTGATAATCATTCTTTGTATTTAAATAAGATAGTAGATTTGAATAAAGAGTATGCGCTACCATTTGCTAGTGCACAACTAAGTTATAAGTTTGGTAAGTCCATGTCGATTTGGTCTAATTATAATTATAGAGTTGAGTTTCCAACAGCCAGTCAGGTTTTACCAGTAGTAGATTTGACTAATCCGTTGAATACTCTTATTGGAAATCCAAATCTAAATCCAGATAGGATGCATTCTGGATTTATTAGCTTTAGAAATTTTGATATGGCAACTAAATCGGGATATAGTGTTTATTGTGGTATGCAGTTTTTTGATAATCAATTTGTTGAGTCTTCTTTTTATGATGAAAACAGGAAACAAACAACTACATATACCAATGTCGATGGAACTTATTATTCTTATTTTGGAGTGTATTGGAACAAAACAATCAAAAAAGAGGCTAATTTGTTTAAATTAAGATTTTCTTTAAATAATAATATATCTTTAGACAAAGGGTTTACTAATGGCGTTTTATATGATGCCAAAACATTTAAAATAACACCAGGTGTTAACTTTAGCTATGAGTATGGAGAACTTTTGGTTATTAACCCTTCGTATAGTTTTACCTATAATGAAACCAATTATACGAACTACTTGATTAATTCAGCGTCGAATGTGTTGCATAAAATCAATATTCAAACCACCAATTATTGGCCTAAAAATTGGGTTTTTGGGAATGATTTTGGATACACTTACAATTCTAATATTACAGATGGTTTCAAAAAAGACTTTTATCTATGGAATACCAGTTTAGCGTATAGTTTTTTTAATAAAAAAATGTCAGCTAAAGTAAAGGTCTATGATGTTTTGAACCAGAATCAGAGTGCTACCAGAACAATTACGCCAACAACCATTCGTGATGAAGAGAATCTTGTTTTGAAACGTTACGTGATGTTTTCTTTAACCTACAAAATAGAGAAGTTTGCAGGTAAAGAAAAACCAGCAAGGAATAGAATGGGATTTTAA
- a CDS encoding TPM domain-containing protein yields MKISQKSESKNQKTKKRLSLFLYVLVLLNSSFLFAQFDIPEKPSFQTSVYDYANLLSPEEKGQLEEKLINYSDSTTTQIVIITIESLKNEDIGILTPKWAHKWGIGGTAKDDNGVLILLAKAERKIWISPGYGLEDRLTAGIGGEITRNIIIPEFKAGSYYRGLDKGTDAIIDVFKGKYKGERKQTKGKDFPILPFIVIIVIILVLLSKNRSSGGGNFGNRGGGGGPSLLDVIILSSLGRGGGGGFGGGSSGGGFGGGGGGFGGGFGGGGFSGGGSGGNW; encoded by the coding sequence ATGAAAATAAGTCAAAAGTCAGAAAGCAAAAATCAGAAAACAAAAAAGAGATTAAGCCTGTTTCTTTATGTTTTAGTTCTCTTAAATAGCAGTTTTCTATTTGCACAATTTGACATTCCGGAAAAACCCAGTTTTCAAACTTCGGTTTATGATTATGCCAACCTTTTAAGCCCTGAGGAAAAAGGGCAACTCGAAGAAAAACTAATCAACTATTCCGATTCTACTACAACTCAAATTGTTATAATCACTATAGAAAGTCTAAAAAACGAAGACATTGGAATCTTAACACCAAAATGGGCTCATAAATGGGGAATTGGTGGAACTGCAAAAGATGATAATGGTGTTCTTATTTTATTGGCAAAAGCCGAAAGAAAAATATGGATTTCACCTGGTTATGGATTAGAAGACAGACTAACCGCTGGAATTGGTGGAGAAATAACCCGAAATATTATTATTCCAGAGTTTAAAGCGGGTAGCTATTACCGAGGTTTAGACAAAGGTACTGATGCTATTATTGATGTTTTCAAAGGAAAATACAAAGGCGAACGCAAACAGACCAAAGGAAAAGATTTTCCTATTTTACCATTCATTGTTATTATTGTTATCATTTTGGTTTTACTATCCAAAAACAGAAGTAGTGGTGGTGGAAATTTCGGAAACCGTGGCGGTGGCGGAGGTCCTAGCCTACTCGATGTTATTATCCTAAGCAGCCTTGGAAGAGGTGGTGGTGGAGGTTTCGGAGGAGGATCTTCCGGTGGTGGATTTGGTGGCGGAGGCGGAGGCTTCGGCGGTGGTTTTGGCGGAGGCGGATTCTCCGGTGGAGGTTCAGGCGGAAACTGGTAG
- a CDS encoding TPM domain-containing protein — MSKVEDFLSKEEEQEIVEAIRIAEKNTSGEIRVHIEKTTSLDAYDRAKEVFHELRMDETELQNGVLIYLAVEDKTFVICGDKGINDIVTNTFWDSTRDVMVAQFKQGNFKQGLIDGILKAGDELKKHFPWQEGDTNELSNEISKG; from the coding sequence ATGTCAAAAGTAGAAGATTTTTTAAGCAAAGAAGAAGAACAAGAAATTGTTGAAGCTATTCGAATAGCTGAAAAAAACACTTCTGGCGAAATTAGGGTTCATATCGAAAAAACAACTTCCCTAGATGCGTATGATCGCGCCAAAGAAGTTTTCCACGAATTAAGAATGGATGAAACCGAATTACAAAACGGTGTTTTAATCTATTTGGCCGTGGAGGACAAAACCTTTGTGATTTGCGGAGACAAGGGCATTAACGATATTGTCACCAATACATTTTGGGACAGTACCCGTGATGTTATGGTAGCCCAATTCAAACAAGGAAATTTCAAGCAAGGGCTAATCGATGGCATTTTGAAAGCCGGAGATGAACTCAAAAAGCATTTCCCTTGGCAAGAAGGTGACACCAATGAATTATCAAACGAAATATCAAAAGGATAA